The segment cGGGAAAGATGTTGTTTCAATATGCTCAGTATATCCTTCTTGTGAAAGTCACATATTTGGATGCAaggttgtaaggttgaatttattcaaccatctaattggctttattccgtgccaaatttgcttgtaattcagcatttagtaaccctgtatttaggtgggattgttgtaagggtagtgagtgagatagtgtgaagattgctcaagagtgtgcaagaaaacagagtgtcgcggctgggactcgcgactggactcgcggcttcaacccgccagaagatgcacacgtgccaagcatgctggaagatgaacagtcatgctagctggagcactacaggacaaaacaggacaactggccatacggttaactcgcgactggaactcgcgactcagtcaagccgcgaggtcaagccgcgagccacccctgttttggaaaaacctgacgtttcgcattccactcctcttcagtataaatacccttttaacccacgattgaaagagagcttccagagagaattttgagagagaaaccctaaagaaaaaccagattgtttcacccacaatctctaccttagagtctcatcaaattccctcactctcttcctctccattgtcaaatccttgagaggcctttataccaaacctggttctcaccattatcatccctgtgagacagtcgtttggagttctgggaagcagttaggaaggagccaatattcattggttgatgctacggtgtagtagcggaatccggaaagctagaaaagaaaaaggttcggcgcaacctcgttggagcaagaagcttggagggcttaggtgcactgggtagattaggcttggagggtctattgctgtccttgtatcccaactgtattttctagtggattgattaccgcttggagggcggcggagaggtttttcgccgaggtcttcggtttcctcttcgataacatatctggtgttatcgctgtgtttgcatcttccttcctctctatctctgcctttacattaatctgctgtggtttattttgatgtggcttagatagttgtttaatcaattccatgttatagcatatgttaagttttcgcacactagttgtttaacatattgctgtgttgattaaattggtttttgggggtctaaacgttcaaaagtgtttttgtacacgtttttgaactttcaaaggtCAATTCCTTCCAGACCATTGACGGTAACATCCATTTTTTGACTGCAAGATTTCATTAAGGAATTAAGCAAATCCCATACCTAGAACTAACCTTtcaccctaaaaaaataaaaaataaaaaagctaattTTTCACCTTTTAGTAACGAAATTataccaaaattaaaagaaacctcagcatacccaaaaaaagaaagaaagaaagagatggtCTCTGCTTGTTGAAGCTGCAAATCAATCTTCCCGAGGTCAACTTTCAAAATCCACCATCAATTTGTTTAGTTTCCTGTTGCTTATTCTTTGCTGGTACACTCTTGTGTCCTCCAAtctacccaaaaataataataataataataatcaaataaatatgTTGCTATAGCCTATACATAGAGTAATGCTTAAATGGACAAAATTATTAAGGCCGTAGCACTTAGCTAGATGCAACACATGAATAAATTAGAGACACGGAGGATTTAAATGGGAGTCGGAtcattttccttaattttatttaattattattaaaatatttttcttctattattattaatatatttttcttctattgAATTATCTTTTATCAACTTCATTAGATTGTATGAATTGATTTTCAAGGCTCGCATTCACTAATAATACTAAACTATATGAGTTATGGAGATTAACTAGTTGACACCTCCTGATATCTCCAAGACATCCAGGTTTTAAATCCTTACCAAGCTTATTCATAACACCAATGATTGCAAAATGTCCCACTAGAAGTTACttaggattttgaaaaaattttgagatgaCCAAAACCATACAAACCTTTCAGGAGAACAGGCTTCAGAGGGTGGCAATAATATGTGAGCAAGCTTAGTGGCATCTTTGTTGCAACTGATGACATGGTTGAAGCAGAGATATCGGCCATAAGATGAGACATTTTCAAAGATGCAGATGTGAGAGTCCATAATGAAGTTGAGATCCACAGTAACAAATACACCATCTTCGTACATCTCAGCTGCTCCTTTCAAATATGGGTTTTTGATTGTTAGGTGAGGAGAAGCCATCAGGAACCCTCCGTTTATGGAAACCATGTTCACACCTCGATCCATGGCTAAGGCCCATGCTGTCTTCTCGGCTAGGGTCTTTGATAAAGCGTGCCACAACTAatcaaatgcaaaattttgtcaattcaattgCATGTGAAATCTAAGCTAAACTGCaatatgtttttgtttacaTTGTGATTAATAAGTGCTAAAAGGAAATTGAAATTGTCGTTGAAGTGATAAATTGCTAATCAAAATTTGTGACTATATATAGATCCAATCCAATTTCAAAATGTGTGATAAATTGTTaatcaaaaattgaaattcCAAACCATTCAACCGTTTGCATCTTTATGTCCACCCTTAATAAGTCAACCACTCTTTAATAGTTTGTCATGCTGATCATATCTTATAGATCCAATCCAACTATAAGGCAACAACTCTTTAATTGTTTGTCCAATCCTATACAAACTAAATAAGGATACAATAGTATGTACCTAATTGCATGAGGACCTAGTGGCAATTCCTGGTCCAGAGCACCTTGAAGTGGTTCCTTCATCTTTGGAACCATGTGTGGGAACCTAGCTAGCAAACGCCCACAACTGCACAAGAGTAGTGCACCACTAGTATGCTTCGCCTTCAGGTCGGTGGCATTGCATAGCTGTCTATACAACCATGCCAAGGTTGCACTACCCCAACTGTATTTCTTGGCATCACTAATGGGATCCAAGAACTAAAGATACAAAAGAGAGATCTGTCCTCCCGAGGTATCCATAAACAAGCTGCCACCCAACAGCTCAAGTAAATAATACCGAGCATATTGTTGCACCAAATCTTCACTGGCATTCTCAGTTAGGGGAGCTCTAAAGAGGTCAGCGAGCCATTTTGATTTAATTCTTGTCCCATCTAGCACAGGCTTGTTTTGATTAGGCTTTGGTATTGGGGCTGGAGGCTTAACACCAAGTAAGCGTTCACATTCTTCCTCCCAGATCAAGTTAGTCTTCCCTATCATTGGCAACCCCTCTACTGGTAACCCTATCATGACCTCCATATCCTGTAAAGTAATGGTCATCTCACCATGGGGTAGGTGAAAAGTGTGGGTCTTTGGAtgccaacactcaaccaatgcagtGATCAATGCATGATCAAGCGATTTAAATGGGACACCATATAACCCAGATAACCTGGCCTCGTCAATGTAACAAACAATCCATGGACCGCTGATGTTGTAGCATATCAACAAAGCGGTGTCGACACTTTAAAACGGCCAGCATATCCTACAAAAGAAATAACAATGTGTTAATATCATTtacagtaataataatataattactcCCATCAAAAACTAAATTATAAATAGATTTGGTATTTATAGAATAGTAACTTGTTTTTTTTGACACATACGCTACCACTAATGAAAACTCATTACTTTATTAGAATATTAGTAATGTGACATatactccttttttttaaataaagaaaagaaatttgaaataagCGTAACTTATTTCATACATAAAGACATGGAGATTTTCACAAAAAGAAGACATTAGATTTAAGCATAACTACATTAAAACCTTAGATTGACTAGAATGTTACGTGAACTAATTCATCAATACCTTTGTTTAGGCAGAAATTTAAATGAATAGTtctcatttttatttcaaaGAAGAGTGACACATGGCACTAATTAATTATTAGATGATGTGGAAGGCTAAGTGAAAAAATTACTGAGAATGTGCCACTTGGTAGGGCTCATacattttgttaaaagtatCATATCAAGTGGAGTGCATACCTCACCCTCATCAGGGCCATCCCAAATCCAAGTGGACCGATGCTCGGCTTGTCtggcgattttggcccattagcatttatttttaaaatatttaggcccgaaacactgtttgggaaatatatagcaatataccacttttttaggtactcgagcttggcaagctcgagtaccatgtttttttaatccactatcgccccatattcaaggaaccctatagtggcgtttttaagccctatagtgacgttttcgggccaaaaaacgccactatagggccccttgaacctgttatggggactttaaaaaaaattttgcaggaaaacgccgctatagggaccaaaaacgtcactatagggcttaaaaacgccactatagggccccttgaacctgttatggggacttataaaaaaattttgcaggaaaacgccgctatagggcccgaaaacgtcactatagggcttaaaaacgccactatagggctccttgaatatggggcgatagtggattaaaaaaacatggtactcgagcttgccaagctcgagtacctaaaaaagtggtatattgctatatatttcccaaacagtgtttcaagcctaaatattttaaaaatcaatgctaatgggccaaaatcgcccGGCTTGTCTAGTCAAAACAGTTGCATCACTGGGCCCAGGATCCATATCTGGCACGAATGCAATGAAATGAATTTGTAAGGAGACAACCACTAAAGATTATAAAACTTATATGCAATGCAGGTGAAAAATTACACACTATtgtgtttagcaaaaaaaaagttacacacTATTGTAAGGTCCCCATAGTGATATGTCACATCAATTGTATTTCAGACAACCACTAATGAACATCGTACGCAATTATATGCAATGCACGTGAATAAAAAGACGCATTTGTAAAAGCCTCAGTGATAAGACAAAACTTGACTTGTTAGAGCTTTTCAAAAACTTCATCAAAGCAAACacaaaggaaaatattttacaaacatgAACTAGGTTTTAAAGTTACAAAAAAACCATGTGCagagtgtatatgtgtgtgctAATCTTTACAAACTGACTTCATTTAAATGCGTGTGCTCATCTTTACACGCAAGGTAGAGTCCTATAAAGATTCACAAAAACAGCATAAACAAAAAAGATTGAATTCTATCACTAATAATACTGACTTCATGTTGCACAATGATTTATTGTATGGTTAAGTTTGGTCCCCTAGCACATATAGATCTCATACttatttacttttaaaagaaaaaagaaatggttcTTAACTAGCTAAAAATGAAAGCTGATTGTtgactgaaagttcaaaaacgtgtacaaaacacctttgaacgtttagacccccaaattacaacttaaccaatacaagcaatatgtcaaacaactagtgtgcggaaacttaacacatgctataataagaaattggttaaatactatctaagccataacagaataaaaccacagcagataataaaaaggcaaagatagagaggaaggaagacgcaaacacaaagacaacacgcgatctgttatcgaagaggaaaccgaagtcctcggcgaaaaacctctccgccgtcctccaagcggtaatcaatccactagaaaatacagttgggatacaaggacagcaatagaccctccaagcctaatctacccagtgcacctaagccctccaagcttcttgctccaacgaggttgcgtcgaacctttttcttttctagcttcccggattccactactagaccgtagcatcaaccaatgaagattggttccttcctaactgcttcccagaaatccaaacaactgtctcacagtgatgatgatggtgagaaccaggtttggtataatgcctctcaaggatttgacaatggagaggaagagagttgaggaatttgaagagactctaaggtagagattgtgggtgaaacaatctggtttttctttagggtttctctctcaaaattctctctggaagctctctttcaatcgtgggtaaaaggggtatttatactggagtgggagaggaatgcgaaacgtcaggttttacataacaggggtggctcgcggcttgacctcgcggcttgactaagtcgcgagatccagtcgcgagttaaccgtatggccagttgtcctgttttgtcttgtagtgctccagctagtatgactgttcatcttccagcatgcttggcacgtgtgctgcttctggcggcttgcagccgcgagacacccgcgagtcccagccgcgacactctgttttcttgcacactcttgagcaatcttcactctatctcactcactacccttacaacaaacccacctaaatacagggttactaaatgctgaattacaagcaaatttggcacggaataaagccaattagatggttgaataaattcaaccttacaatctccccctttggctattccgtgacaaaaccctaaaacagactctagacttaacatgtgagttgggaacagttgaacaaaactcactcacacctaactctagaagctgtgaagcacttgaatcatatgaacataatactcctgaaacacaacaatacacatggagcttgttgcaggatctggagagctagacaagacacggttctgagaagccttgttggagtaggagcttagaGGGCATAGATACAGAGGGTAGATTAAgtttggagggtctcttgcttacccatgtattccaactgattgtctagtgaatcgattaccgcttgaagggcggcagagaggtttttcaccgagttcttcggtttcctcttcgataacatgtctcagtgttatctgtgttttcgtctctcttccctactcttattcatttcattttactgctgtgttgcttGTTTGCTTGCGTTTACACTGTTCCGCACTTaatattaagttagtgtaaaatcaaccaagccgtaatttgaaatgggggtctaaacaagctcttgtgtttcaacacattttcgagcattcaattggtatcagagcaggtacactcactgtggtttaaatacctgagTGTGTTCCTTGACCCCGTTTTGAGATGTACCGGTCTCAATCTTTGAATGTTCCACCATTTTTTGATGGTAATAactatgctttttggaaagtCCGAATAAAGGCATTTCTGTGTTCAATAGATGATACTGTTTGGGATGTCGTAGAAGTATGTTAGACTAGGCCCGAGGCTGCTAAATCCACTTGGGATAAAGTAGCACTTGCGACagctaatgctaacagtaaagcattgtgtaaggttgaatttaatcaaccatcttgttcgctttattctgtgccaaatttgcttgtaattcagcaattagtaaccctgtatttaggtgggtttgttgtaagggtagtgagtgagatagagtgattgaatgctcaagagtgtgcaagaaaacagagtctcgcggctggatctcacGGGTAacttgcggctgcaagccgccagaagcagcacacatgccaggcatgccagaagttgaagcatcatgatagctggagcactataggacaaaataggaTAACTGGCTGTTCTGTTATCGCGCGGCAGGATCTCGCGGCTCAATcaagccgcgaggccaagcgacgagccacccttgttttgaaaaacctgacgtttcacattcttttctcaccccagtataaataccccttatacccacaaaagaatgagagcttccgagagaattttgagagagaaaccctagagtaaaacaagattgattcatctacaatctctacataagagtctcttcaaattcctcaactctcttcctctccattgttaaacccttgagaggcattttaccaaaaccttttctcaccatatccattactgtgagagggctgtttggtgttttaggaagtagttaggaaggaaccaatttacattggttgatgctacgttcaagtagcggaatccgggaagttagaaaagaaatatgttcggcgtaacctcgttggagcaagaagcttggagggcttaggtgcactaggtagattaggcttggagggtctattgctgtccatgtatcccaactacattttctagtggattgtttatcggttggagggcggcagagaggttttacgccgagggcttcggttttctcttcgataacacatcgcgtgttgtccttgtgtttgcatcttccttcccttttatctttgccttttattatctgctgtgggttgtgattttaaattggcttagattgttttccaattctgttttatagcttttgttcattttccgtacactagttgtttgacataaagcttgaattggttaatttgtaaattgggggtctaaacgttcaagggtgtttttacactatttgaactttcaattggtatcagagcgggtgcacttgttgtggtttaattacctaagtgcgATCCTAGACCCCTTTGTTTTGGATGCTGTTATGGaaaataccatgctgaattgtagttTAAGTCTtagtgaaaatgactctatgagtaTGTTTGAAGGGTGTCTTAACAATGAACTCGTAGAGTTgttgaaaacaaagaaacatgctaggatatttgttcacatgctgaaatattttgaaaatcagaatcacaTCTtgcacagtagcatatctgaatctaaatcgttgattaagaaatacaaaagaaagaatagaatgttatgtgagatgattgagagtcTGAAAATGAAAGGTCAATCTaacagaagcatgaaaactgatgataAGAttctgtttgaaggtcaagaatgtttgtctcatgtgagcttatttatgcatacctcattaaaggtatttaattcatgcttgtggtatcttgacagcgGTTGTTCTCgtcatatgacaggggataagtcactgtttaagacactcaaagaaaaggttggtgactatgtgacttttggtgatggaagtcatgatCAAGTTCTCGATAAAGGGACTATCGAGATACCTGGATtacctctgttgaaagatgtgttatacatcgaagggctgaaggcaaatcttCTGAGCATTactcaaatatgtgatgaggatttcctggtacaattctctaagaagggatgcttaatcatcaatgaagaagggattcaagtcttggaGGGAAATCAGACTACAGACAACTGCTATGGAGTAGTTCCTACGGCACCCatttcgtgtagaagtgctcgtgttgacatgttggaactttggcatcacagatttgggcatgcgaatttcaaacaagtagctaaagtgtccaaacttgaagcagttgagggacttcctaagtttgaaaaggtgaagaagactatttgtggtgcatgtcaaatgggaaagcaaacaaaggcaagtcatcacaaggtgaatgtgattgctacttcTCGGTGTTTacagttacttcatgttgatctaatggggcctaccagagctgaaagtctaggaggaaagaggtacattatggtcattgtggatgattactcaagatacacttgggttgaatttcttagagaaaaatcagaagcatgttAAAGGTTAGaaattctgtgcaagaaactacaaaacgagaGAGGGGTCCCTATTGCCAAGATAAGAAGTGAccatgggagggaatttgagaatgcaagatttgagtctttctgtgaaaagaatggaatcaaaaaggaattttcagcccccaaaactcctcaacaaaatggagtggtagagagaaagaaTCGGGAGATTCAGGAAATGGCAAAAGTCATGTtacttaacaagcaaatacctcaaaagttttgggaAGAAgatgtcaacacctcgtgtcacattggcaatagaatatttttccgAGTAGGAGCAAAGAAGAGcgcctatgagatttggaatggaaagaagcctagAGTAAAGTATTTCTGAGTGTTTGGAAGCAAGTGttatatcctaaatgatcggGAGAATCTTAGGAAGTTTGATGCGAAAAATGATGAAggtatttttcttgggtacTCTACTATGAGTCGGGctatagagtttttaacaagagaactaagACAGTGAAGGAGTTCatcaatgtcaagattgatgatggagaagggtCGAGCACCAAAGAACCCGATGTTGAGGTCGAAGCTCTTGATATAGAAGTTGAAGAATCTACACCAGAAGAAGAATCAACTCCCAtgaacccaagaatggaaacaagatcgatgtctagaacatcaagtcctcttactcctccggaAGTCCATCCTCCCATCTCACGGAGTGATGAagtctccacatcaaagaagccatcttcaagagtgattaagaaccatccggaaagcaacatcatagggtctctagatgaaggtcttcgccTCAAAAAAGGAAATATCCTTttggccaatcatgtaacatatcattgctaccttgctcaatttgagccaaaaagggtagaagaggctcttcaagatgagaattgggttgagccaatgcatgaagagctgaattaGTTtatgaggaatgatgtgtgggaacttgctccaaggcCTAAAAATGTTCATGTCATAGGCACGAAATggatattcaaaaacaaaaccgatgaagatggagagataatacAGAAtaaatctcggttagtagctcaaggatatactcaagtagaaggagtagactttgatgaatccttcgctCTTGTGGCAAGACTTGAGTCTATTCGAATTCTCATGCCCATTGCATGAActatgaacttcaaactctatcaaatggatgtaaaatgtgcatttctaaatggatacctgaatgaagaagtgtttgttgagcaaccaaaagaatttgaggatcctcactttcctgatcatgtgttgagattgaagaaagccctttatggcttaaaacaagcacctagagcttggtatgatcggcttacaCATTACCTCCTAGATAGAGGCTTCCAAAGGGGATATGCTGACCGGACTTTGTTTGTCAAGAATGATGAAGATtgtctccttgtggcacaagtttatgttgatgacatagtgtttggggctaCCATTGAAGATTGAGCTATTGAATtctctgaggagatgaagaaagaatttgagataagtatggtgggggaactcacatttttcttgggccttcaagtcaaacaacagaaggaagGTATATTCGTTTCACAAGAgaagtatgctagaaacattgtcaagaagtttggactagactccaaaaaacatgcctccactcccatgagctcatcTACTAAACTaaatgttgattcttctggaGTGGAAGTAAGTCCTACCTTATATAGGAGTATCATTGGGAGTTTACTCTATCTTACAActagtagaccggacattgcattCTGTGTTGGTGTTTGTGCTAGATATCAAGCTAATCCAAAGGAATCACACCTGACTACGGTTAAGCGAATTATTCGATATATTAATGGAACTTCAGACTATGGtttgtggtattcaaaagactcaaatgcatGTCTTGCCAGGTATTCAGATGCCGACTGGGCTGGTGGTGTGGACGATCGGAAGAGTACTTCAGGAGACTGCTTCTACCTTGGTAAAAATCTTTTCttgtggatgagcaagaaaaaaaattctgtttctctctctactgttgaagcagaatacatcgctgctggaattTACTGTAcccagcttctttggatgaagaaattacttcatgattatggaattcctcaagagacgatgtgtgtcttctgtgacaacaccagtgccatcaatctttccaagaattctgtccagcattcaaaatctaaacacatagagatacgttaccatttcattcgagatctggtagaggaaagagttatgtgtcttgaattcatacacaccgacaatcaaaaggcggacatcttcaccaagcctctcgatggtccacggtttgaatccctCCATAAGACCATTGGTATTGGTGCAATTCCTTGAAtctcttgtgtgatgtgtgcttcacatatttattatgtgttagttttgtttgtgttggggcaAACACTACTTTGTTGGCTTTTTGTATAGCATGATTCTGTTGGATGTTAACTACTTTGtttgcttttgttgtttttacaATGTTGtctttgatcaatctttttcttcttatgtgtcaaaaatccaaaaaccacataaaaaatagaaaatcaaaaagtttgattgacattgttcagttttgtctcaaaacttgttttgccttgtacctttgtgctaatggctttgtgcattttcaagcgtagcttgtttctttgcactcttatcattgtggaagaaatcttgaaatctatgtgactgttgtaaatagatcttaaAACTtttcatgaatgattagtgaatggttatgttgatcagtgaatggttatgttgatcttgagacttgcatagacttgtgcctatatatcttcctactctttattttattttatttttttgctaaaaagagctcaccaaatgtaaatctccaaatgaaaagagatattgagttgcaaaagcctgtcgcacatactagtatttgactaggaaaaagggaaagcgaccaaaaatttatgtgaatgtttattcaaaaagccaaaggctatctcatcaaggtgaaatatcaatatcactctcacaatgagaggtgattgtcttaaaaggaccaaaaagatcaaatgatatgattgaatatggagtcaaatgtaaagctccaagttatgttatcaagtttttgtgggaggtcatatatgcatacttctataattgagataggtcacatgatctattgctaattgtgtatgccttggttgaattgatcattgaagcttcacattagactaaggactatctcattgttgatatccacacacaacacacaagtttatgttcaataaatgccatactcatttgtgtgattgtacttgatgaaatgtgttttcacatgctcaatctttgttgattcaagcacaaaaagatttttgagtgttttaggtgtttttggaaagtattttgttcttcaaaaatctgaaaatttcaaaaaaacatttttgccctgttttggcgactcagtcgcgagTAAGTCAAGTCGCATGCCACAGTCGCGAGCTCGCGGGTCAATTTTGGCAACTtgtccagtcgcgaggggtacacagagattttcgcggctcagctcgagG is part of the Quercus robur chromosome 9, dhQueRobu3.1, whole genome shotgun sequence genome and harbors:
- the LOC126698835 gene encoding cinnamoyl-CoA reductase 1-like; protein product: MDRGVNMVSINGGFLMASPHLTIKNPYLKGAAEMYEDGVFVTVDLNFIMDSHICIFENVSSYGRYLCFNHVISCNKDATKLAHILLPPSEACSPERLEDTRVYQQRISNRKLNKLMVDFES